ATGCAATTGATCTGGTTCTGGTATCAAGATCAATTTATCAATCACAACCTGTACTCTTGGCATTTATAAAACAAGAACACCTACACTCAAGAGCAAAAATATCGACACCATATATAAGCACATGCTTTATAAGTAATTTATTAACTACTCATTATTCCGTTCTACGTTAACTTAATTCGTTTAAGCCGTGAATCTTTACACGAATCATGATTTAAAATTCATCAATTTATATTTTAGAAACCTTCTAACATGCCAATAATATAATAAAGCCACAATCACTATCCGTAATCGTGGCTCTACATAATATTTCTTGCTAACCATAAGCTGTACTAGGTTGTAATGGGTTCTCTCTCTACGTTATCTTCACTGTGTTCTGCTAGCCAATATAGCCAGATCATCACTAAGCAGAGGAAGAAGCAGACCCCAAACAGCCAGTTTGAACTGAGTGATTCAATCACCACCCCACCGACAAGAGGTGCAATGGCAAAACCAAGGGAATACAAAGCTGCGGCTCCAAAATAGGAACCTCTTAAATGTGCAGGAGCCAAACGGTCGATCTGAACATTTAGCGTCGGGAATGCAATCACCTCCCCCATACTCAACACAAAACAGGCAATTCCCCACCCAATTGGCCAATCCGCAGGTGTCATTAAAAAACCTATTTGAGCTGCAGCCATCAGAGCCATACCTATTCGAGTTCGAACAAACAGTGGAATGTGTTCTAACCATTTCAACATCGGAAATTGGAATATAATAATGGTAAGCGTATTAACGAGTACTAAGCCTGCAATAATTTGCGCAGCATCCGATGTCGATGCTCGTACAATAACCTGAGGAATTGATGATTCAACTTGAGCATAAACAAACATCATAATGAAGTTCGCTAGCATCAATTTAACGAAAATATTGTCTTTACGGATAACCTTGAGCGTCGCGGAGAAATTGGGCAACATCGATGAATCAGGTTTTGTATGCACTCCTCGCCTCTCTATCCCGAACAGAAGCCAAAACCCGTATACAACGTAAGTCGCCCCAGCAATAAAGAATAAATTTTGCGGCTGGCTCAGCCCAATGGTAATACCGATCAGCGGCCCAATCGCACCACCCAGATTTAACAAAAAATACCGTACGTTCAACGCCAACTCTCGGTCTTTTACATTATCTAAATTATCACCGATGACAGCTTTGGCTGGCGCTTCAATCATTGGGCGCATCAGTCCCGTAATGATGATCAATACATAAAATTGCCAAACCTCACTGGCCAAGCCAATTCCGCTATAAGCGACGGCTGCGATCCAACTTCCGCACACCATGACCCACTTCCGACCAAACTTGTCAGAAATATAGCCTGAATAAAGCCCTGTCACCGCCCCTACAACGGCAGATGATGCCAACATTCCACCCACTTCAACTGCGGTTGCCCCATAATCTTTATACAAGAAGACAATCAAAAATGGCCATGCCATAAAAAAGCTGGTGCGTGCGATTAATGTCCCGACCAATACCGTCCACACTGAAAAATTAAACCTTTGTACTCTTTCAAGCTGAAATAAACTGTCCTCACTTTTGCTCATAGAATCTCCCTTTAACGACCTAACCATTCCGCATTGTGCAACATGCATCACATTTGCATGCTATTTAGCCAGTATAGAAAAGTAACGTTAAAAATAAAGGATAAATTTACTCATGCTATCAAAACAGTATTAATCATTAATATCATAAATAAAGCCCTTGTTTTTATTTCATTTATTCAATAGCGATTACCATCAGTTCGATACTTTATCTGGTACTTATGCATGAGAAAATTATCAATTTTGCCAAACTAATTTACAGCACGGCATCAAGCATGCGTTATTATCAATTTATTTAAAACTCGACAGCTGACCACGCTTTATCCTAGCGAGAAGAATTAAATGCCTGTATTTTGTTATACGTAGAGCCGCAAGTAGCAATACACTTATGTTTTCACATGAAAGTGATATGCGTAAACCACTGAATTCACCGACCAAAATGATAAATTATGATTAACCCCAAACTGATTTCTTTATTACCTGATCTTGCTTCATTTATATTGGTTGTGAATGAAGGTAGTTTTACTGCCGCGGCCAAAAAACTCGGAGCAACCCCTTCCGCTCTTA
Above is a window of Vibrio cortegadensis DNA encoding:
- a CDS encoding MDR family MFS transporter, coding for MSKSEDSLFQLERVQRFNFSVWTVLVGTLIARTSFFMAWPFLIVFLYKDYGATAVEVGGMLASSAVVGAVTGLYSGYISDKFGRKWVMVCGSWIAAVAYSGIGLASEVWQFYVLIIITGLMRPMIEAPAKAVIGDNLDNVKDRELALNVRYFLLNLGGAIGPLIGITIGLSQPQNLFFIAGATYVVYGFWLLFGIERRGVHTKPDSSMLPNFSATLKVIRKDNIFVKLMLANFIMMFVYAQVESSIPQVIVRASTSDAAQIIAGLVLVNTLTIIIFQFPMLKWLEHIPLFVRTRIGMALMAAAQIGFLMTPADWPIGWGIACFVLSMGEVIAFPTLNVQIDRLAPAHLRGSYFGAAALYSLGFAIAPLVGGVVIESLSSNWLFGVCFFLCLVMIWLYWLAEHSEDNVEREPITT